The region TCTCTTTCTGTAAATATCTTTTTACTCATTTGATCTTTCCCCAATCCCATTTTTTCTTTAATTATACAAAAAAGTACCCTATAGGCAGACTTTTTTTAATGTCTACTCTATAGGGTACAGTTTAACCTATGCTTCTGGCTTTTGTACTTATACTGTTGTTTTGTTTGCATTTCCTTCAACAACAAACTCATTATCTTTTACATCTAAGACTACTTTTTGACCTTTTTGGATCGTACCTCTTAGTAACTCTTCTGATAGACGATCTTCCACATGCTTCTGTAATGCCCGGCGAAGTGGACGAGCTCCGTATTCAGGATCATAACCCTCATCCGCTATCTTTGCTTTAGCAGCTTCAGTTAAGACAAACTCAATTTCATGCTCTTTAAGACGCTTCGTTAATGTTTCTGCCATTAAAGAGACAATTTCTTGAATATGCTTTTTCTCAAGTGAGTGGAAGACAATGATTTCATCAATTCTGTTTAGGAATTCTGGACGGAAGCTCTTTTTCAGCTCACCCATAACCTTTTCCTTCATGTCTTTGTACTCTTGACCTTCCGTTTCTGTCGTGAAACCAAGATATTTATTTCGCTTCAGTTCACTAGCACCTACGTTCGAGGTCATGATTACAGCCGTGTTTCTAAAGTCAACTGTACGGCCTTTTGAATCTGTTAAGCGACCATCTTCTAGTACTTGAAGCAAGATATTAAATACCTCTGGATGAGCCTTTTCGATTTCATCAAAAAGGATAACTGAGTAAGGCTTTCTACGTACCTTTTCTGTCAACTGTCCTCCGTCATCATGACCTACATATCCTGGAGGTGAGCCTACTAATCTGGATGTAGCATGTTTCTCCATATATTCAGACATATCAATACGGATAACTGCATCTTCATCACCAAATAGTGTTTCTGCAACAGCGCGAGCTAGCTCAGTCTTACCAACACCTGTTGGTCCCAAGAAGATAAATGAACCAATTGGACGTTTCGGATCTTTAAGACCCGCTCTCGCACGTCTTATTGCCTTAGAAATTGCTTTCACAGCTTCTTCTTGACCGATTACCCGCTGGTGTAGAATTTCTTCCATTTTTAAGAGACGCTCTGTTTCTTCCTCAGCAAGCTTAGAAACTGGTATACCAGTCCAACTAGCCACAATCTGCGCGATATCTTCAGTTGTTACTTCAGTATTTTCTTGACCTTGCTTTTCTTTCCACTCTTTCTTTAACCCTTCTAGCTCTTCACGAAGTCTTTGTTCACTATCACGAAGAGAAGCTGCCTTTTCAAACTCTTGACTTTGCACTGCAGCATCCTTCTCTTTTCTTGTTTCTTCAAGCTTTCCTTCGAGCTGTTTTAAGTTAGGTGGAATGGTATAAGATCTCAGTCGCACTTTTGAAGCAGCTTCATCAATAAGATCAATTGCTTTATCTGGTAAAAAACGGTCTGAGATATAACGATCTGATAGTTTCACTGACTCTTCAATCGCTTCATCTGTGATCGTTACTCGGTGATGTGCCTCATATCGATCTCTTAACCCTTTTAAAATTAGAATTGACTCGTCAATAGATGGTTCATCCACTTGAATTGGTTGGAATCGTCTTTCAAGGGCTGCATCTTTCTCAATGTATTTACGATACTCATCAAGAGTAGTCGCTCCAATACATTGAAGCTCTCCTCTTGCTAACGATGGTTTTAAAATATTTGAAGCATCAATAGCACCCTCTGCACCACCAGCACCAATTAATGTATGAAGCTCATCAATAAATAAGATGACGTTACCTGCTTGACGAATTTCGTCCATGACCTTTTTAAGGCGATCT is a window of Anaerobacillus alkaliphilus DNA encoding:
- the clpC gene encoding ATP-dependent protease ATP-binding subunit ClpC; the encoded protein is MMFGRFTERAQKVLALAQEEAIRLGHNNIGTEHVLLGLIREGEGIAAKALLGLGLGSDKIQNEVETLIGKGQDGAKTIHYTPRAKKVIELSMDEARKLGHSYVGTEHILLGLIREGEGVAARVLNNLGVSLNKARQQVLQLLGSNETSSSGQQGGASANVNTPTLDSLARDLTAMAKEEGLDPVIGRSKEIERVIQVLSRRTKNNPVLIGEPGVGKTAIAEGLAQQIIANEVPETLRGKRVMTLDMGTVVAGTKYRGEFEDRLKKVMDEIRQAGNVILFIDELHTLIGAGGAEGAIDASNILKPSLARGELQCIGATTLDEYRKYIEKDAALERRFQPIQVDEPSIDESILILKGLRDRYEAHHRVTITDEAIEESVKLSDRYISDRFLPDKAIDLIDEAASKVRLRSYTIPPNLKQLEGKLEETRKEKDAAVQSQEFEKAASLRDSEQRLREELEGLKKEWKEKQGQENTEVTTEDIAQIVASWTGIPVSKLAEEETERLLKMEEILHQRVIGQEEAVKAISKAIRRARAGLKDPKRPIGSFIFLGPTGVGKTELARAVAETLFGDEDAVIRIDMSEYMEKHATSRLVGSPPGYVGHDDGGQLTEKVRRKPYSVILFDEIEKAHPEVFNILLQVLEDGRLTDSKGRTVDFRNTAVIMTSNVGASELKRNKYLGFTTETEGQEYKDMKEKVMGELKKSFRPEFLNRIDEIIVFHSLEKKHIQEIVSLMAETLTKRLKEHEIEFVLTEAAKAKIADEGYDPEYGARPLRRALQKHVEDRLSEELLRGTIQKGQKVVLDVKDNEFVVEGNANKTTV